Proteins encoded in a region of the Synechococcus sp. BIOS-U3-1 genome:
- a CDS encoding ATP-dependent Clp protease ATP-binding subunit, whose protein sequence is MFERFTEKAIKVIMLAQEEARRLGHNFVGTEQILLGLIGEGTGVAAKVLKSMGVNLKDARVEVEKIIGRGSGFVAVEIPFTPRAKRVLELSLEEARQLGHNYIGTEHLLLGLIREGEGVAARVLENLGVDLAKVRTQVIRMLGETAEVGAGGGGGSGAKGSTKTPTLDEFGSNLTQMASEAKLDPVVGRHNEIDRVIQILGRRTKNNPVLIGEPGVGKTAIAEGLAQRIQQGDIPDILEDKRVLTLDIGLLVAGTKYRGEFEERLKKIMEEIKGAGNVILVIDEVHTLIGAGAAEGAIDAANILKPALARGELQCIGATTLDEYRKHIERDAALERRFQPVNVGEPSIADTIEILRGLRERYEQHHRLRITDEALEAAATLGDRYISDRFLPDKAIDLIDEAGSRVRLLNSKLPPEAKEVDKELRTVQKEKEDAVREQDFARAGELRDKEVELREKIRTLLQDSRQDTPSESSETTETVEPSTETTADGTNQSSFQGAVASTTTPVVSEEDIAQIVASWTGVPVQKLTESESVKLLNMEETLHKRLIGQDEAVKAVSKAIRRARVGLKNPNRPIASFIFSGPTGVGKTELTKALAAYFFGSEEAMIRLDMSEFMERHTVSKLIGSPPGYVGFNEGGQLTEAVRRRPYTVVLFDEIEKAHPDVFNLLLQLLEDGRLTDSKGRTVDFKNTLIIMTSNIGSKVIEKGGGGLGFEFSGDENAEENQYNRIKSLVNEELKQYFRPEFLNRLDEIIVFRQLNREEVKEIAEIMLREVFNRIGEKGITLTVSNAFKERLVEEGYNPAYGARPLRRAVMRLLEDSLAEEVLSGRIKDGDSAEVDVEDGKVVVKHLTAVPSETPALAGAGL, encoded by the coding sequence ATGTTCGAGAGGTTTACTGAGAAGGCCATCAAGGTGATCATGCTTGCCCAAGAAGAGGCGAGACGTCTTGGTCACAACTTCGTTGGTACTGAGCAAATCCTGCTTGGACTAATCGGTGAGGGAACTGGTGTCGCAGCGAAAGTGCTCAAGTCCATGGGAGTCAATCTCAAGGACGCTCGCGTTGAAGTTGAAAAAATTATCGGCCGGGGTTCGGGATTCGTTGCGGTTGAGATTCCCTTCACACCAAGAGCAAAGCGAGTTCTCGAGCTCTCTCTCGAAGAAGCACGTCAGCTTGGCCACAACTACATCGGCACAGAGCACTTACTCCTGGGCTTGATTCGAGAGGGTGAGGGGGTCGCAGCGCGAGTTCTCGAAAATCTCGGTGTCGATCTGGCCAAAGTACGTACCCAAGTCATTCGGATGCTGGGTGAAACGGCTGAAGTTGGTGCTGGAGGCGGTGGCGGTTCTGGTGCCAAAGGATCCACCAAAACTCCCACACTCGACGAATTCGGGAGCAACCTCACTCAAATGGCCAGCGAAGCCAAGCTCGATCCGGTGGTGGGGCGTCACAACGAAATTGATCGTGTCATCCAGATCCTCGGTCGCCGAACCAAAAACAACCCTGTGTTGATCGGTGAGCCAGGGGTTGGCAAAACCGCAATTGCTGAAGGTTTGGCTCAGCGCATCCAGCAGGGTGATATTCCAGACATTCTGGAAGACAAGCGCGTTCTCACTCTCGATATCGGTCTTTTGGTGGCAGGCACCAAATATCGCGGCGAATTTGAAGAGCGCCTCAAGAAAATCATGGAAGAAATCAAGGGTGCGGGCAACGTGATCCTTGTGATCGACGAAGTCCACACCTTGATTGGTGCTGGTGCTGCGGAAGGTGCCATCGATGCGGCCAACATCCTCAAACCAGCTCTTGCCCGAGGTGAGCTGCAGTGCATCGGTGCCACCACCCTGGATGAGTATCGGAAGCACATCGAAAGGGATGCCGCCCTGGAGCGCCGCTTCCAACCGGTGAACGTTGGTGAGCCCTCAATCGCAGACACCATCGAAATCCTGCGTGGACTCCGTGAGCGCTACGAGCAACACCACCGTCTGCGGATCACGGATGAAGCCCTTGAAGCCGCGGCAACCCTCGGCGATCGCTACATCTCCGACCGTTTTCTGCCCGACAAAGCAATCGATTTGATCGATGAGGCAGGCAGCCGCGTGCGGCTGTTGAATTCCAAGCTTCCACCTGAAGCCAAGGAAGTCGATAAGGAGCTGCGCACAGTTCAAAAAGAGAAAGAAGATGCCGTTCGTGAGCAGGATTTCGCGCGTGCCGGAGAACTGCGAGACAAGGAAGTTGAATTACGCGAAAAAATCCGCACACTTCTCCAGGACAGTCGTCAAGACACTCCCAGCGAATCGTCAGAGACCACAGAAACTGTGGAGCCATCTACTGAGACGACTGCTGACGGCACCAATCAATCGTCGTTCCAAGGTGCAGTTGCTTCAACAACGACTCCGGTCGTGAGCGAAGAAGACATTGCCCAGATCGTGGCCTCCTGGACGGGTGTACCTGTGCAGAAACTCACCGAAAGTGAGTCTGTCAAGTTGTTGAACATGGAAGAGACGCTTCATAAGCGTCTGATCGGTCAGGACGAAGCTGTCAAAGCAGTCTCGAAAGCGATTCGCAGGGCACGTGTAGGCCTCAAGAACCCGAATCGGCCGATTGCCAGTTTCATCTTCTCCGGACCAACAGGTGTGGGCAAGACTGAACTCACGAAGGCTCTGGCTGCCTACTTCTTCGGAAGTGAAGAAGCCATGATCCGTCTTGACATGTCTGAATTTATGGAGAGGCACACGGTCAGCAAACTGATCGGTTCACCTCCTGGGTATGTGGGCTTCAACGAGGGTGGCCAGCTCACCGAAGCTGTCCGACGCCGTCCCTACACCGTTGTTCTGTTTGACGAAATTGAGAAAGCGCACCCGGATGTGTTCAATCTTCTTCTTCAATTATTGGAAGACGGACGCCTCACAGATTCCAAAGGTCGCACTGTTGATTTCAAAAACACTCTGATCATCATGACCTCGAACATCGGTTCGAAAGTGATTGAGAAGGGAGGCGGTGGTCTCGGCTTCGAATTCTCTGGCGACGAAAACGCCGAAGAGAATCAGTACAACCGAATCAAATCGCTTGTTAATGAAGAACTCAAGCAATACTTCCGTCCTGAGTTCCTTAATCGCCTTGATGAAATCATCGTGTTCAGACAACTGAACCGCGAAGAAGTGAAGGAGATTGCAGAAATCATGCTGAGGGAGGTCTTCAATCGCATTGGCGAAAAGGGAATCACCTTGACTGTCTCCAACGCCTTCAAGGAACGTCTCGTCGAGGAGGGTTACAACCCTGCTTACGGTGCACGCCCCTTGCGTCGTGCGGTGATGCGTCTACTTGAAGACAGCCTTGCCGAAGAAGTCCTCTCCGGTCGCATCAAGGATGGCGATTCCGCTGAAGTCGATGTGGAAGATGGCAAGGTCGTGGTGAAGCACCTCACTGCTGTACCTAGCGAAACACCCGCCCTCGCAGGTGCTGGTCTCTGA
- a CDS encoding GNAT family N-acetyltransferase: protein MAVNPRKLGPDDLSSCLWLDQIALKGLWTKQQWERELSDNSRLVMGIDAEGRSLIALASAWLVVDELQITAVAVDPTYQRCGFGARVLQAMMDRAASLGAVSATLEVARTNIAGQAFYAQSGFTTTGRRTGYYANGDDALIQWRSIRKGRDFRTDQTE, encoded by the coding sequence GTGGCGGTTAACCCACGAAAGCTGGGTCCCGACGACCTCAGTTCCTGTCTATGGCTTGACCAGATTGCCTTGAAGGGGCTCTGGACGAAACAGCAGTGGGAGCGTGAGCTTTCAGACAACTCCAGGCTGGTGATGGGAATCGACGCCGAGGGTCGGAGCCTGATCGCCCTGGCCTCTGCATGGCTCGTGGTGGATGAGCTTCAGATCACAGCGGTGGCAGTGGATCCGACGTATCAACGCTGCGGCTTCGGTGCGAGGGTGCTGCAAGCAATGATGGATCGTGCTGCATCACTTGGCGCGGTTTCAGCCACTCTTGAAGTGGCACGAACGAATATCGCGGGACAAGCCTTTTACGCCCAGAGCGGATTTACCACCACAGGCCGCAGGACCGGCTACTACGCGAACGGTGACGATGCCCTGATCCAGTGGCGATCAATCAGAAAGGGTAGGGATTTCCGCACTGATCAAACTGAATAA